The Paenibacillus sp. FSL R7-0345 DNA segment TACATTCTCCGGTATCAAAATTTTCGGGGTTAACGCTTATACGCAGTATCCGAACGCAGCCAAGCTGTATGCCCGCTTTGCTTCCAGCAAGGATTCCCAGCTGACTCTGAACAAGCTGGTCGGCTCCATTCCTACCAACAATGAAGCACTGGCAGATCCGCAGATCACTGGCGACCCTTATGTATCCGCCTTTGCTGAACAGGCTAAGAGCTCGCAGCCAATGCCTTCGATCCCTGAAATGGGTAACGTATGGGCTCCTGTAAATGCGGCGCTTCCGGAAATCTGGGATAACAATGCTGATCCAAAAGCAGCAATGGACAAAGCAGTTCAACAGATCAAAGATCTCAACAACGGTGCCCAGTAATACCCTGAATGCTTAGCAATTAACAACCAATAGCAAACTGTGGAATCAAATCGCCCGCCGAAGGTTCACCGGCGGGCAGTTTCCTGAATTCCGCGCGGAGAGGAGAACGGAAGGGAAATGCAGCGACACCGTACGAGAGCCGCAATACTGTCGACCGTATTTATGGGATTGGGACAAATATATAACCGCCAATTCATCAAGGGTCTTATCTTCTTGGCCGTAGAGGCACTAGGCCTTATTTATATGATTAATAACTTGGGAAGAGCTCTTTGGGGCATTGTGACACTGGGAGATTCTCCAAGCCGGCTTGAAAAAGTAAACGGTATTGCCAAAATGGTTGCAGGTGACCACTCGATCTTTATTATGATTGAGAGTTTGATTACTCTCCTGTTCTTTGTCATTTTGCTGTTTGCCTGGGTTACAAACATTAGAGATGCCTATAAGATCGGAGCGGCACGGGATGCCGGTCTTGAATCCAATACATTCAAACAAACGATCCGTTATATTCTGGATTATAAATTTGCCCAATCGTTTCTGATTCTTCCCGGCATAGGCATTCTGTTCTTTACGATTATGCCGATTATCTTTATGATCATGCTTGCCTTCACCAACTTTGCCGCACCGGATCACATCCCGCCTGCCAGGCTGGTGGACTGGGTCGGATTTGAAACCTTCCGCAATTTGCTGTTCCTGAAAACATGGAGCGAAACTTTCTATGGAGTATTAACATGGACGATCATCTGGGCGGTGCTCTCGACGGTTACTACATACTTCGGCGGCGTGCTTGTGGCGCTGCTGGTTAACCAGAAAGGGATCCGTTTCAAAGGCTTCTGGAGAATTATTCTGATTGTTCCTTATGCTGTGCCGCAGATGATCTCGCTGCTGCTTATGCGTAACCTTTTCAACGGACAGTTTGGTCCGATCAACCAGTATCTGGGGTATTTCGGGCTTGGCGGACTGCCTTGGCTGACCGACCCGTTCTGGGCTAAAGTAACGGTTATCCTCGTCAATATGTGGGTAGGGATACCGGTATCCATGCTGCTGGTAATGGGTGTACTGACTACCATTCCGCGTGATATGTATGAAGCTGCTGAAGTAGACGGTGCTACGAATTATCAGAAATTCCGGATCGTCACACTGCCGATGATTCTTTTCTCAACCGCACCTACACTGATTATGCAGTTTGCCGGTAATATCAATAACTTTAATGCCATTTACCTGCTTACAGGCGGCAGCCCGGTTAACGGTAACTATCAATATGCCGGCTCAACTGACCTGCTGGTTACATGGCTGTACAAACTAACGTCTGACCAGAACAAAAATAATATGGCTTCCGCAATCGGGATTATCATCTTTATCATTGTAGCCGGATTCTCCCTGTACAATTACCGCCGGACCAAGTCATTTAAAGAGGAGGATATGATCCAATGATCGGACGCAAACTCGCAAACTTTGTACGCCTGGCTGGCAGCTATATCATTCTGATTGTTTTGGCGGTTGCAGCGCTGTATCCGGCTCTGTGGATTCTTTTGGCCTCCTTCCGTCCGGGTAAATCGCTGTACAGCAAAACGCTGATTCCTGAGAAGTTCACACTCTCCCATTATAAAGAGCTGTTTACTTCAGATGTTTACATGTTCGGCACCTGGTACACCAACACATTGAAGATTGCCGTATTCTCCATGCTGATCGGTGTTTTGTTAACACTGCTTACAAGCTACGCTCTGTCAAGATTCCGGTTCAAAAGCCGCAAGACTACGATGTCAACACTGCTGATTCTCGGTATGTTCCCGGGCTTCATGAGTATGATTGCCATCTACCTGCTGCTGAAGGAATTTAATCTGCTCGATACGCATCTGGCTTTGATTATTGTATATGCAGCGGGAGCGCCGCTGGGCGGGACGCTGATAGCCAAGGGCTTCCTGGATACCATACCGCGTTCGCTGGATGAAGCGGCACGGATTGACGGAGCGAGCAACTTCGGGATTTTTACCCGGATTATCCTTCCGTTATCGCGTCCGATGATCACCTATATGGCACTGACCCAGTTTGTCGGCCCATGGGTGGATTTCATCTTCGCCAAGCTGGTTCTGCGGACCAAGGAAAACTGGACCGTTGCAGTCGGCATGTGGGATATGGTTAACAGCCAGCAGAATTCGAACTTTACGCTGTTCGCAGCCGGCGCGGTAATGATCTCCGTTCCGATTATGATCCTGTTCGCATTCCTGCAGCGGCTTCTGGTTGACGGTCTGACCGCCGGCGCCAGCAAGGGATAAAAATTACAGCTTCACATTTCCATGAAAACAGGGTACACCTTTATGCAGTTCAGTAAGGGGGTACCCTGTTTATTTCTGTCATGAGGAGAGAACCTGATGAAACGGCCGCGAAACGTACAATTGAAATCGGTAGGCGTCAAATTGTTTGTTATTCTCTTCAGTACCATTGTCCTGCTGTCCACCGTGCTGGGATTGACCTCTTATTATGCAGCTAAAGGCATTATTACGGATGAAGTAGCAGCAGCCTCATCGCAGTCTATTGTTCAGGCAGCGGATAAGCTGGATTTTTTATTTGCGGAATATGAAGCGCTCTCAAGACAGTTTGCTGTTGATTCTACGCTAAAAGCCGACATGGAGCTGGTGAACAATTCAGAGGCCGGAACGGTGGCCAAGGTGGCAGCCGAAGACCGCATCCGCCGTAAACTCGACTCGGTAAAAGGGTCAGACGACCGGCTCGTAGCCATAAGGCTCGTCTCCCGGAGCCTGGTGGATGCAGAATCCTATAAATCGGCTGGAGTCAGTGCTGTCCGCAGCGGTGAGGATATTCAGGCAAGAATCAACAGGATCGATGAGGGTAAGGGCCAGCCGGTCTGGTTCCCCGTGCTGGATAAAGGGTTCTTCGGAATGTACAGTGAGTCCTCCATGACGATGGGCCGGCTGCTGCGCAATATCCAGAACCCGGCGGCCGAATATTATATGCTGGTAGAGATTAAAGGAAGCGCCTTGACGGATGTGCTGTCCAATCTGCATATCGGGCAGTCCGGGGAGATCCGGATTCTGGACCCGCAGGGCAGCATTGTATATGGAGCGGAGAATGCGCTGCTTGGACAGGCCTCATACATACAGGTGAACGGAGAACAACCGGACGGGCAGGAGCAGTCCTTTACAGCCAATGATGAACAGGACAAGTCCCAGCTCGTAGTCTACCAGCCGCTGGCTACTGGAGGATGGACCTTGATCGGCTACGCTCCGGTCAGAGATTTTACCAAATCGGCTGACAAGCTGCTCTATATAACCTTCGCAGTAGTGCTGGCAGCAGCCCTGATCGCGCTGCTGATCGGTTATGTTCTTGTCCGCCTGATCGGACGTCCGCTGGGCAAGCTGGCCCGGCTGATGGAAGAGGGAGAGCAGGGCAATCTCCAGGTACGGACAAATTTCAAAGGCCAGGATGAGATCGGGCGTCTGGGCCACAGCTTCAATAAAATGATGGAGCAGATCTCCCTGCTGGCCAGCCAGAGCAGCAGGTCGGCTGCGGAAGTGCTGGCAACGTCAGAGCAGCTGGTCACAGCTTCCGGGGCAACCGCAAGCCACGCGAGAGAGGTGGCCGAAGCGACCGGGGAGATTGCGCAGGGTGCAGCCAGTCTGGCGGCGGAAGCAGAGGCCGGCAACCGGAATGTGGAGCGGATGGGCGGCAAAATGCGCGAAGTGGCCGGGATTAACACCATTATGGACAGCTCTGCGGAGCGGGTGCTTGCTGTCAGTGAGCAGGGAGCCGGGCTGATGAAAATGCTGGTAGCCCAAAGTGAGTCAACAGTGCAGATGATGAATCTGATTCAGGAAAACTCAGCCAGACTGCAGGAAAGCACGCATCTGATCCGCAATATCCTGAGTCCGATGATTGCCGTCACCAAGCAGACGAATATTCTGGCATTGAATGCTTCCATCGAAGCAGTCCGGGCAGGAGCAGCCGGCAGAGGGTTTATTGTCATTGCGAACGAGATCAGAGGGCTGGCGAACCAGTCCAGCCAGTCGATTCAGTCTGTTTCCGGCATTATAGAAGAGATCAGCCGGCATATTGAAAATACGGTTAAGGTCGTAAGCGAGGCTGACCCGCTGTTCCGGGAACAGATTACATCCGTGCGGGAATCTTCTGTTATATTTGAGAGTGTACGCAGCGAGATGGAGGCTTTGCTTGAGTTAATCAGCCAATCATCATCATCCGTTGCTGAACTGGACAGCTACCAGCACCAGTTAGGCGAATCCATGGCCAGTGTCACCTCCGTTGTGCAGCAGACCAGCGCCTCTACCCAGGAGGTGGCCTCGATGTCATCGCAGCAATTCATCGTCAGCGAGGAGCTGGTTGCCCTCTCGGCGAAGCTGGAGGAGCTGGCTGAGAATCTCAAGCAGTCGCTGGTTTCTTTTGAGGGCTGACTGTCCCAAATGGATAATAACGGCTGAACCGGGAACAAGCGAACTATTTGCCTAATATAACAAGCCTCTGTCTCCGTAACCATTACGGCAGATTTGAGGCTTGTTTGCTGACCAGGTGATATTGTATTGTACGGAGTACAGCGCAGCTAAGCTAGCGGCATACCTGCAAGTACCGTCTGCAGCCTGAAAAGGAGTGAACAGCATGAGTGAGCTAAGCGGAAGCCTGTTTCAGCAGTCTCTGCTTGAGAAGGAATACAGTCCGCATTTTTTTGCCTACTATTATAAGCAGTGGGATCAATATACGATGCCGTTCCATCAGCATAACTCGACGGAAATTATGTATGTCATCTCCGGGAGCTGTGCGGTCGATGTGCGCAGCGCAGGACAAGCGGATCGGTTCAGGCTGAAGCGCAGTGAGCTGATTATACTCGACGCCAATGTCCCGCACCGGCTGATGGTTGAGCCGGGCAGCGGCTGCCGGATGCTGAATGTGGAGTTTGGCTTTGCGGAGTACAGGGGCGTTGCGCCGTCACTCAGCAGGCTGGCCTGTGAGGAGGAGGAGCTGGCTGATTTTTTGCAAAAACCGTTCATCAGCCTTGTGCTGTCTGATCCGGAGGAGGTCTTTCATGTGCTGAAGGCACTGGTGCTGGAGCTGGATCAGTACGGCAAGGAGGGCGGCAGCCTCGTTCAGCTGCTGTTCGCTGAGCTGCTGCTCCGGCTGTCCAGGCTGCACCGCGAACGGCTGATTGCCAGCCAGCAGCCCTCCCAGCTGTATGTACGCCGGGCAATCGAGTTTCTGCACCAGAATTATGACCGCAGCATTCAGGTCAAGGAGGTCGCAGCGGCTGTCAATGTACACCCGGGATACCTGCACCGCATTTTTAAGGCACAGACCGGCAGAACGCTGACCGATTATCTGAACCTGCTGCGGATGGAGAAGGCCAAGATGCTGCTCGGGCAGAACGAGATTCCGGTAGCCGAAATTGCTGACTATGTCGGAATCAGCAGCAGGCAGTATTTTCATCTGCTGTTTAAAAAGTATGCCGGCATCACCCCGGTCGAATTCCGCAACTCCATTGAACGTTATTCCTGGAGTGAAATCAGCTCGTTTACGGATGAAAGGTGAGGATTGTTGACAGTCTGACTGCAAACCGGTCATGATATTGGTTACGCTTCCGTTAGTCTCCTTGCTACAATGGACAGGTAGAATAACCTTTAACGGAGGATGATAACGATGTCTTTTAAAGTGACCTTTATCGGGGCGGGCAGTATCGGATTCACCCGCGGACTGCTGCGAGATCTGCTTACTGTAGCGGAATTCCGCAATATTGAAGTATCGTTTATGGATATTAACGACCACAATCTGCAGATGGTGACCGAGCTGTGCCAGCGGGATATCACAGAGAACGGCCTGCCGATCCGGATCAAGCCCACCACGGACCGCAGAGAGGCGCTGAAGGATGCCAAGTACGTATTTTGTACAATCCGCATGGGCGGGCTGGAGGCTTTTGCCACCGATGTGGATATACCGCTGAAGTATGGTGTTGACCAATGTGTGGGCGATACGCTGTGTGCCGGAGGGATCATGTACGGACAACGCGGGATTGCTGAAATGCTGGAAATCTGCCGCGATATCCGTGAGGTTGCCTCGCCCGATGTACTGCTGCTCAATTACTCCAATCCGATGGCGATGCTGACCTGGGCCTGCAACCAATACGGCGGCGTCCGGACGATCGGCTTATGCCACGGCGTACAGCACGGACATCACCAGATCGCTGAAGTCTACGGACTGGAGAAATCCGAGGTGGACATTATCTGTGCGGGCATTAACCATCAGACCTGGTATATCTCGGCGAAGCATAAAGGCAAGGATCTGACAGCAGGCCTGCTGGAAGCCTTTGAGCGTCATCCGGAATTCAGCCGGACAGAAAAGGTACGGATTGATATGCTGCGCAGGTTCGGCTACTACAGTACGGAATCCAACGGCCATTTGAGCGAATATGTGCCGTGGTACCGCAAGCGCAGCGGTGAAATTATGGACTGGATCGATCTCGGCAGCTGGATTAACGGTGAAACAGGCGGATACCTGCGGGTGTGTACGGAAGGGCGTAACTGGTTCGAGACTGATTTTCCTAACTGGATGAAGGACCCGGCACTGGAGTATACGGCGGAGCACCGCGGGGAAGAGCATGGCTCCTATATTATAGAAGGACTGGAGACCGGCCGGGTGTACCGGGGACACTTCAATGTTGTGAACAATGGCGTAATCGCCAACCTGCCGGACGATGCCATTATTGAAGCGCCGGGCTATGTGGATCATAACGGGATCTCGATGCCGCTGGTCGGCGGGCTGCCGCTCGGTCCGGCCGCTGTCTGCAACGTCAGCATATCGGTACAGCGTCTGGCGGTGGAGGCAGCCGTGCACGGGGACGACCAGCTGCTGCGTCAGGCGTTCATGATGGACCCGCTGGTCGGGGCAGTCTGCAATCCGAAGGAAATCTGGCAGATGGTCGACGAAATGTTAGTTGCCGGGGAGCAGTGGCTTCCGCAATATAAGACGGCAATTGCTGCTGCCAAGGAACGTCTGGCTTCAGGGAATCTGATCCCTACACGTACAGACAATGAGGGAGCTGCACGCCTCAAAGTGAAAACAGTGGAGGAAATGCAGCAGGACCGCGATGCCGCCAATAAAAATGCCGGTGAATCCGACAAGGGCAAGGACCGCGAGAAGGTGCATTAAATCGAATAGAAGGCCGGAGGCAGGGACGTCTGCTTTCGGTCTTTTTTTACATGAGAGAACTTTGCCTTGACGGATATCTCACTCCCGGATCAGCTGGTCATGTTGCAGCTTGGTAATCTTTTTGCGGATAGGCATACTGATCCAAAGAAAGAATACGCCCAGAACGATGAGCAGCAGGCCTACGACAAGGTTAATCCGGTTAATGGCAGTAGGATTGTTCACGAACATGAGGGATATATTGAAAAAGCCGACAATCAGCTCCATCACCGCCACGGAAAGCCATAGACTGTTAATTCTTTTATAGTGTTTGATTTTGGAATCAATATCGGAATAGATGGTGAATGCGCCCTCGGACGCTTTCCTTCTGAAGATTACCCAGCGCAGGTTATTGTATTTCAGCTTGCCCCATAACCAGTTGCCAGTGGGCACCTGCTCCGCTCCGGCCTCCTCCATAAACTGCAGATATTCAGCAGCCTCGGCTCCCTTCGGATCATTCTTCAGCAGCTCAATACGGTAGATATATTCTCCCTTGCCGCTTTCCTCAAATGTGTAACGTGCCAAGGAGTATTCGCTTAGCGCGAGCCCTTGGGCGGCCATCTCATTCAGCCATTGCTCTTCTTTTTCAAAATCACTGAAAAATCTGCGTTTTACGAGACTCATTCCGGTTCGCCTCCTATAAGCTTTTTACCGTTTGCCAGCAGCTCCTCAAGTCTGGCCATCTCAGTCCGGACAGCAGTCCGGCCGTCCTCTGTAATCCGGTATTCCTTCTTGCGGGAATCCTGCTCCCCCTGCAGCAGCTCGATCCAGCCCCGTTCCACCAGTGTGCTCAGCGCACCGTATAATGTGCCTGCGCCCAGCTCAACCCGCTGATTGCTCAGCAGCTTCACGTTCTGCATAATGCCGTAGCCGTGCATCGGGGTGAACAGGGATAAGAGAATATAATATACGCCTTCTGTTAAAGCTCCGTAATCTTTGTTATCCGGCACTCCCGTTCACCTCTCTTCTTGCTATACCGTTCGGCGCTATAACGTTTTACGTTATATCGTCAACCGATATATTGACTATATCGTCTGCCGATATAGATGTCAACAGGCAACAGCACAGCAAAAAACCTCATCCGCAGAGGGAGGAGGTTTGTGTTTTTATCGTAACTGAGCTTACTTCACCGGAGTTCTTTTGCCAAAAAAGGTCTTGAGCGCCTGATACACTTCTTTTTTGTCCTTGATGACATAATGCATGAACTGCTCCTGCTTCATATGGCGGTAGGCGGACATCAGCGTGCTGCTGCGGTTGTACTGGTTCACCTCGCCATAGCCGAACATGTTGCTGCGCTTCAGCAGCTCGCCGATCAGCTTGACGCAGCGTTCGTTATCCGAGGTCAGGTTGTCGCCGTCGGAGAAGTGGAACGGGTAGATATTATATTTTGCCGGCGGATAGCGGCTGTCGATAATCTCAATCGCCTTCTGGTAGGCCGAGGAACAGATCGTGCCGCCGCTCTCGCCCCGGGTGAAGAAATCATGCTCGCTGACTTCCTTGGCTTCGGTATGATGGGCCAGGAAGACGATATCAACCTTCTCGTACTGGCGGCGCAGGAAGCGGGTCATCCAGAAAAAGAAGCTGCGGGCGCAATACTTCTCAAAGGTACCCATACTGCCCGACGTATCCATCATTGCAATGATAACGGCATTAGAGTGGGGGATCGTAATATCATCCCAGGTTTTGTAGCGCAGATCATCCGGGCTGATGCTGTGGATGCCCGGCCGGCCGCTGCTGGCGTTACGCCGCAGGTTCTCCAGCAGGGTACGCTTCTTGTCGATGTTCGACATCATGCCTTTTTTACGGATGTCGTTGAATACAATGGATTTGACCTCGATCTCTTCCTTATCCTTGGGGGCCAGATGCGGAAGTTCCAGGTCCTGAAACAGAATATCCTCCAGATCCTCCAGATTGACCTCCGCCTCAACCGTGTCCTGGCCCGGCTGATCACCGGCCTTGTCGCCTTTGCCCGGCTGGGAGGACTGGGAATCACGGCCGAGCACATCGCCCACCTGGCTGTCGCCGTCGCCCTGGCCGACGTGTTTCTGTTTGCGGAAGTTATAAATAATCCGGTATTCATCCAGACTGCGGATCGGTACTTTTACAATCTGCTTGCCGTCGGACATGATAATGTTCTCTTCGGTAACAAGGTCGGGCAGATTATCCTTAATGGCTTCCCTGACCTTCTGCTGGTGACGTTCCTGATCCTGATGGCCTTTACGGTGCAGGGACCAGTCTTCTTTTGAGACTACAAACGCGTACGGTTCCGGTGATTGCGGCAGGATGACCACCTCCCATGAAATATAATTCAGTCGATGCACAAGCCTTAGTCCGCTGAAAGGGTTGTAACTAAAGTATATTCATGGGAGTGGGGGATATGTGAACTGTCTTTACTCGCTGATCTCTTCAATAATCAGGCGGTAAGCGTTGGATCTTGCTTCACCTGAATAACGGCGGTCTTCAATGGTATACGTATACAGTGCTGTTGCATAGCCCTGGAGGGTATTGCCCATGTAATCGATATTGATTCTGACCCTGTAGGTCAGGTGGACCGTCTGTCCCGGCTCAAGAACACCGAGCGGTACAGCGCCGCTGTATGAATTGCCAGGTACCGTGACTGAGCTGATCGTTACAATATCCGGTTCAATAACCGTGCCCTGCGGCACAATCCGGATTACGGTTACATCAGCAGGATAATTTCCGCTGTTCATTACATGGATATTGAACTCGGCAATGCTTCCATGTTCGACAATTGGCGGCTCACCGGTCATCTGAATGGTGATAATCGGGGCGTACAGCAGGGTAATCACGGTGTTGGACCGGGAATACTGTCTGACATTCCGGCCGTCCGGCAGTGTATAGGTATATCCGGCACTCCCCTGGTTGCGGATTGCCGGCAGCTCACGGATATCGGTAGCGGCGGGTACAGACACGAGAAACCCTACATGAACTATGGCTCCCGGTCTTAAGGTGCCAAGCGGAATGCCCTCCCCGGGACGGACACCCGGCCGGGGCACCCCGTTTACCTGTATGCTGTCCCAGATAAACAGGGTACCGGCGGGGATAGTATCGGCAAGAACGGCTTCAACAGCCAGGTTGCCGCTGTTGGTAACTGTAAATTCATAGCGCAGGTTATCGCCCGGAGTGGCACTGTGCCGGTCTACCTTAAGACTGACATTGATGCCTGCCTGCACAACGGCCACGTTTACTGTGTTGCTTTCCACCAATTCGGGATCCTCGTCGACGACGTAGGAGAGTGCCGCATTCGTTACAAGTACGGATTCCGGCGGGACTGTGCTGACCCGTACCCGGAAGGAGATTTCCGCAGCGGCGCTGGCGGCCAGGGTTCCCAGCGGAATGCCGGCAGCAGGGTCCGCTTCCGGTGAATAGACTCCGCCGGCGATTACGCTTCCGGGGATAAACACGGTCCCCTCCGGCACAGGGATGACTGCAGAAACAGCGGCTAAAGGCCGTACCCCCTCGTTTCTCAGCAGGAGCGTGTAGGTGATCACATCTCCGATGAAGGAGGTCGGGGTGTTGACAGTAAGCAGAATGGAGAGCTGATAGGACAGCAGAGGTACTGTGACAATGTTCGAGCGGATTTCCCCCTGTATCATTCTGCCGCCCGCAGTAAGAAAGGAGTATTGGCCGGTTGCGGCATTCTGCAGCTCAAGTGACGGCGGAAGCGAAACGACGATCACCTGGAAGGCTACGGTAACCTGGCTTTGCGGGGCAACCGCATCAAGCGGAATGCCGCCTTCTGGAGATACACCGGGCAGCGGCACACCATCTCTTATGACGCTGTTGGCAATAAACGATACCCCTGCGGGAAGGGCATCCATAACGGTAACCAGCGCAGGAAGATTGCCGCTGTTGCTTGCCGTGATGGTATAAACCAGTGTTTCCCCGAGGGAAACACTGGTTTTGTCTGCGCTTTTGGCCAGAGAGAGAACAGGACCTACAACCTGGGTATTGACGGTGTTGGAAAAAGTAATTCCGTCAATCCCCGCCGCTGAGCTGAACAGCACCATGGATTGATTCGTCACGACGGGTTGCAGATTCGGTCCGGGTGTCATATGGCGATTACCTGTACCTGGAAGGTTACGGTTGATGAAGCTCCGGCTGCAATCGTGCCGATTACGATACCGGCCGCAGGGTTGGCAGTCGGGCGCTGAACGCCGTCAACGGCCACGCTTCCGATGACGAACTGGCTGCCTGCCGGAAT contains these protein-coding regions:
- a CDS encoding DUF2812 domain-containing protein, which codes for MSLVKRRFFSDFEKEEQWLNEMAAQGLALSEYSLARYTFEESGKGEYIYRIELLKNDPKGAEAAEYLQFMEEAGAEQVPTGNWLWGKLKYNNLRWVIFRRKASEGAFTIYSDIDSKIKHYKRINSLWLSVAVMELIVGFFNISLMFVNNPTAINRINLVVGLLLIVLGVFFLWISMPIRKKITKLQHDQLIRE
- a CDS encoding alpha-glucosidase/alpha-galactosidase; translated protein: MSFKVTFIGAGSIGFTRGLLRDLLTVAEFRNIEVSFMDINDHNLQMVTELCQRDITENGLPIRIKPTTDRREALKDAKYVFCTIRMGGLEAFATDVDIPLKYGVDQCVGDTLCAGGIMYGQRGIAEMLEICRDIREVASPDVLLLNYSNPMAMLTWACNQYGGVRTIGLCHGVQHGHHQIAEVYGLEKSEVDIICAGINHQTWYISAKHKGKDLTAGLLEAFERHPEFSRTEKVRIDMLRRFGYYSTESNGHLSEYVPWYRKRSGEIMDWIDLGSWINGETGGYLRVCTEGRNWFETDFPNWMKDPALEYTAEHRGEEHGSYIIEGLETGRVYRGHFNVVNNGVIANLPDDAIIEAPGYVDHNGISMPLVGGLPLGPAAVCNVSISVQRLAVEAAVHGDDQLLRQAFMMDPLVGAVCNPKEIWQMVDEMLVAGEQWLPQYKTAIAAAKERLASGNLIPTRTDNEGAARLKVKTVEEMQQDRDAANKNAGESDKGKDREKVH
- the yhbH gene encoding sporulation protein YhbH, producing MPQSPEPYAFVVSKEDWSLHRKGHQDQERHQQKVREAIKDNLPDLVTEENIIMSDGKQIVKVPIRSLDEYRIIYNFRKQKHVGQGDGDSQVGDVLGRDSQSSQPGKGDKAGDQPGQDTVEAEVNLEDLEDILFQDLELPHLAPKDKEEIEVKSIVFNDIRKKGMMSNIDKKRTLLENLRRNASSGRPGIHSISPDDLRYKTWDDITIPHSNAVIIAMMDTSGSMGTFEKYCARSFFFWMTRFLRRQYEKVDIVFLAHHTEAKEVSEHDFFTRGESGGTICSSAYQKAIEIIDSRYPPAKYNIYPFHFSDGDNLTSDNERCVKLIGELLKRSNMFGYGEVNQYNRSSTLMSAYRHMKQEQFMHYVIKDKKEVYQALKTFFGKRTPVK
- a CDS encoding methyl-accepting chemotaxis protein; this encodes MKRPRNVQLKSVGVKLFVILFSTIVLLSTVLGLTSYYAAKGIITDEVAAASSQSIVQAADKLDFLFAEYEALSRQFAVDSTLKADMELVNNSEAGTVAKVAAEDRIRRKLDSVKGSDDRLVAIRLVSRSLVDAESYKSAGVSAVRSGEDIQARINRIDEGKGQPVWFPVLDKGFFGMYSESSMTMGRLLRNIQNPAAEYYMLVEIKGSALTDVLSNLHIGQSGEIRILDPQGSIVYGAENALLGQASYIQVNGEQPDGQEQSFTANDEQDKSQLVVYQPLATGGWTLIGYAPVRDFTKSADKLLYITFAVVLAAALIALLIGYVLVRLIGRPLGKLARLMEEGEQGNLQVRTNFKGQDEIGRLGHSFNKMMEQISLLASQSSRSAAEVLATSEQLVTASGATASHAREVAEATGEIAQGAASLAAEAEAGNRNVERMGGKMREVAGINTIMDSSAERVLAVSEQGAGLMKMLVAQSESTVQMMNLIQENSARLQESTHLIRNILSPMIAVTKQTNILALNASIEAVRAGAAGRGFIVIANEIRGLANQSSQSIQSVSGIIEEISRHIENTVKVVSEADPLFREQITSVRESSVIFESVRSEMEALLELISQSSSSVAELDSYQHQLGESMASVTSVVQQTSASTQEVASMSSQQFIVSEELVALSAKLEELAENLKQSLVSFEG
- a CDS encoding AraC family transcriptional regulator encodes the protein MSELSGSLFQQSLLEKEYSPHFFAYYYKQWDQYTMPFHQHNSTEIMYVISGSCAVDVRSAGQADRFRLKRSELIILDANVPHRLMVEPGSGCRMLNVEFGFAEYRGVAPSLSRLACEEEELADFLQKPFISLVLSDPEEVFHVLKALVLELDQYGKEGGSLVQLLFAELLLRLSRLHRERLIASQQPSQLYVRRAIEFLHQNYDRSIQVKEVAAAVNVHPGYLHRIFKAQTGRTLTDYLNLLRMEKAKMLLGQNEIPVAEIADYVGISSRQYFHLLFKKYAGITPVEFRNSIERYSWSEISSFTDER
- a CDS encoding helix-turn-helix transcriptional regulator; protein product: MPDNKDYGALTEGVYYILLSLFTPMHGYGIMQNVKLLSNQRVELGAGTLYGALSTLVERGWIELLQGEQDSRKKEYRITEDGRTAVRTEMARLEELLANGKKLIGGEPE
- a CDS encoding DUF11 domain-containing protein, giving the protein MTNQSMVLFSSAAGIDGITFSNTVNTQVVGPVLSLAKSADKTSVSLGETLVYTITASNSGNLPALVTVMDALPAGVSFIANSVIRDGVPLPGVSPEGGIPLDAVAPQSQVTVAFQVIVVSLPPSLELQNAATGQYSFLTAGGRMIQGEIRSNIVTVPLLSYQLSILLTVNTPTSFIGDVITYTLLLRNEGVRPLAAVSAVIPVPEGTVFIPGSVIAGGVYSPEADPAAGIPLGTLAASAAAEISFRVRVSTVPPESVLVTNAALSYVVDEDPELVESNTVNVAVVQAGINVSLKVDRHSATPGDNLRYEFTVTNSGNLAVEAVLADTIPAGTLFIWDSIQVNGVPRPGVRPGEGIPLGTLRPGAIVHVGFLVSVPAATDIRELPAIRNQGSAGYTYTLPDGRNVRQYSRSNTVITLLYAPIITIQMTGEPPIVEHGSIAEFNIHVMNSGNYPADVTVIRIVPQGTVIEPDIVTISSVTVPGNSYSGAVPLGVLEPGQTVHLTYRVRINIDYMGNTLQGYATALYTYTIEDRRYSGEARSNAYRLIIEEISE
- a CDS encoding ABC transporter permease subunit; translated protein: MQRHRTRAAILSTVFMGLGQIYNRQFIKGLIFLAVEALGLIYMINNLGRALWGIVTLGDSPSRLEKVNGIAKMVAGDHSIFIMIESLITLLFFVILLFAWVTNIRDAYKIGAARDAGLESNTFKQTIRYILDYKFAQSFLILPGIGILFFTIMPIIFMIMLAFTNFAAPDHIPPARLVDWVGFETFRNLLFLKTWSETFYGVLTWTIIWAVLSTVTTYFGGVLVALLVNQKGIRFKGFWRIILIVPYAVPQMISLLLMRNLFNGQFGPINQYLGYFGLGGLPWLTDPFWAKVTVILVNMWVGIPVSMLLVMGVLTTIPRDMYEAAEVDGATNYQKFRIVTLPMILFSTAPTLIMQFAGNINNFNAIYLLTGGSPVNGNYQYAGSTDLLVTWLYKLTSDQNKNNMASAIGIIIFIIVAGFSLYNYRRTKSFKEEDMIQ
- a CDS encoding sugar ABC transporter permease; amino-acid sequence: MIGRKLANFVRLAGSYIILIVLAVAALYPALWILLASFRPGKSLYSKTLIPEKFTLSHYKELFTSDVYMFGTWYTNTLKIAVFSMLIGVLLTLLTSYALSRFRFKSRKTTMSTLLILGMFPGFMSMIAIYLLLKEFNLLDTHLALIIVYAAGAPLGGTLIAKGFLDTIPRSLDEAARIDGASNFGIFTRIILPLSRPMITYMALTQFVGPWVDFIFAKLVLRTKENWTVAVGMWDMVNSQQNSNFTLFAAGAVMISVPIMILFAFLQRLLVDGLTAGASKG